In Lathyrus oleraceus cultivar Zhongwan6 chromosome 2, CAAS_Psat_ZW6_1.0, whole genome shotgun sequence, the DNA window tagtggcctgacacggccgcctGAGTCAGCTGACATGACCCGTGTCAGGTCACTTGGGGCATGTCAGCAAGAAAACAATAAGGCAGAGAActgacacggtcgcccgtgtcagCCCAAAACACTAATTTTTCAGTTTTCGGGCTTTTTCACCGGGCTTGAGCTGCAGGgacgttttggagatttccaccttctgccaagggattttcactatattaaGAGAGTTTCTACAAGACAAGAGATCATCTTAGAACGAGGAGAACACAACATTGTTAGACGAGTAAGGATTACAAAGATCAAGGAATTCAGAGAGtggaaggttttcatgagcggaaacaattgaagatccaagtcatccaattacttgtaatgtgtattttttatcctgaatttattttgaacaatatgagtagctaaaccccaAATGCTatggggtgtccctgatttagaattgtaattACTATGAGTTTATAATTGCATTTATtatattgtttttacggtaatcttttgatgtgcTTAATGatttctctttcggaccaatcgagattaTTGTATGGTTATCAATAAGGCTGGACCGtcattgataaggttttcattagattactctgcagtagatatcacctaggactagggatatcTTCTATGAATCAGAGTGTTCTTGATATACTaaaagcttaacttcaccctaactacctatggacatagaaattagggtagaatgattaaaggttttctcatTAAGGACTTGGTAGAAAATACCCatgagaactggtagtaattgatatttgttgatgcaatagtgactcagagttgttacagggataaatcatacaccttccctggaATTGTTCCCCATGCCTTACAAAcccttattttttattattattttccttttcctttatttttataattttgaatttaaaaacaccaattataatttttgtttaattgaacgatgaattgaactcaatattaacttgtagtccttgagatcgacattcggggaatttcccctttattactataataggcaaaatagtacacttgctatttttccgatcaagcATACACTGACAAACGTAAACTATTATATCATTGTGACATTATACTTGAAATCTCGTCACATGACTTTATTTTGCGAACACACCTCCCTAACTCGGGGTCTTCTTGAGTAGGAACATATCAATCATCATTTCAGTTATCAATCTCCAATGGTCTAGATGCACTTGATTCTAGGACAACATTATTCTTCTACCTTTTAACAGTCTTCAACTTGTCACTAATCATCTTTGGTGCTTATGGCTTCTTATTTGCAATTGGTTTCTTCTTCATTGTTGGAGTTTTTCTAGACTGGTGATGGATTTAAGTCCTAATATTGTTGCTTTTGAGATTAATGGTCCACAACCTCAAAAGAGGCTATCATATCTCTAATTACTACATCAATTGCAAGGTCATTCCATGCATTTGTCACACCATCAATACATGCAGTATCCTTAGTACCTGGAGTAGCTACCACACAATCAATACATACAAGACCCTTAGTACTTGTAGTAGCTCCCACATCATTAGTATATTTAGTATTTGCAATACTTGTAGTAGATCCGCCATCATCTTTCCCTTACTTCTTGGAGTTTTTCTATGCACCAGACAATTTACAATATAATAGTAATATGCCAGTCAGTTTATAATACAACAACAATATACCAGGCAGTTTATAATAAATGATCAATTACATTTCTTTTCAAATCTTTAGGGTCCTATTTATTGATTTGACATTTCCTTGAGTTATGACCAAAGTTATCATACTTGGTACATCTATAACCTACACCAGGTCTCCTCATCCTTGACCATATTTCATCATGCTCTCGAAACCTTAATTTCTTAGGTTTACCCAGACCCTTCTCATGCTTTAGTGGTAACATATCTTCAACTTCAACATTGAGCCACATGATGAATATGTTATAATACAACAACAATATACCAGGCAGTTTACAATAAATGATCAATTACATTTCTTTTCAAAGCTTTATGGTCCTATTTATTGATTTGACATTTCCTTGAGTTATGACCAAAGTTATCATACTTGGTACATCTATAACCTACACCAGGTCTCCTCATCCTTGACCATATTTCATCATGCTCTCGAAACCTTAATTTCTTAGGTTTACCCAGACCCTTCTTATGCTTTAGTGGTAACATATCTTCAACTTCAACATTGAGCCACATGTTCATCCCATTTATGGGACTTACATTGTTTCCATAATGTCACTGTGTCGCTGGCATTGATCTCACTTTTTGACATACTCTTGGGCCTCTTAGACCATGATCATCCAGAAATACCTTGCTCTCTGgtggtgtaatccctagaggccaatacttttggtacttgtatcgaattatttattaataataaaaggttttttctttattatgtttgtttaataaattccctagaatagctagcccgtttaatgtatcaagtgtgaattaatcatgagatcccattaaacataaggacaatattctaaaagtatccatagtcgagctttgttgtgaagtgggataacattgAAGTATTAGGatattatgtatatagattgatgatcacatctcatggatcatggatcatggataaggagttatcaagtcttaaacatgggtatgaatattaggagtaatatttatactagattagcccactatgagaatactacatagaatgttatgcaaagtgtcataagttattcttatggtgatagtggtgtataccgcccttcgacctgaaaccactatggaccgtagatgtagagtcgagtgttttattgcttatcaaacattgtccgtaactggatgaccataaagacagttgatgggtacttcacgaagcatgctgagggacataagtgacctagatggaatttgcccatcctgcgtaataggataaatgtctaaggccccaatattgaattggacaaggatgacacggtatatgtaacaccccaataaaaataagataattatttaatttaagttaatattatatttattaatttaattaagtaattggaattattggattattattgaattattattattattggaataataattattggaaagtatataagtgggaaataaggaaaagagttCATTTTTGAGTAAagagggtttttacgtgaaaagcagagaagcggctgaaaagtggagaaagggcaaaggttggagaagagaaaaagcttggagctcaaagatttgccggattaatcaggtaaggggggtttatcgtcgtttaatgggtattatagattaacatgtaatgggtagtgataaaccgttgatttgaccctaattgggatgttgaatgctgagaaattgtgttggataagttgtgttaaagttgtaattgaatctgtatttgagtgggttgtgattttccgaacgtatcgcttcttacggaattggaatcggaggtccggaagtcctccaacggcggaaaatgcggagaattctgcattctgcttcgtgttagcgcaggaacagctttctgtcttgcgttaaccggttaacccagggtgttaaccggttaacactgtattgaattataaagtattgctgttttgtctgcgttaaccggttaacccagggcgttaaccggttaacactgttatgatgtctgagaaattgctgtcctgtctgcgttaaccggttaacccagggcgttaaccggttaacactgttgtagttggccagaaagcgtgttctgtctgcgttaaccggttaacccagggcgttaaccggttaacactgttggaaattagaaaaattgatatttttaatgttgtgaacataattggtgattggcctatatcggtggGTGACATAGTAGGGATTGGGTTACGTTGTGAAGTAATATTATAGTGAATTTGATGAGAAATcttgttgggtttatgttatgaagtgtcgatacaagtatgactgagttgttaagttgttccgtgtacggaaagttgttgaaaatactgagttgtaggcttggtgagccaaagttgattgtaagttgattttgttgaaaacattgttgtgttgctattattattatgttgtcgaaaatttaaagtcgtgtatgccatgtacattcatatgcattaagtcggagctttgctcacaccacgttggcctggattggcaaattttaagttgaaagttgaaggcttatgccttgatgcccaataaaatggcaatgattttaagttgggagttttactccgaatggtaccacatgcatgatgagtcgagtctcattagagttgcatttttgttggtttgttgtatggcgtaaaatatgaatggatgtattctagtattatatgtgtgttatgtgttgggtgttgtgttgatgttgagtatgattgagttgatattgccgttgctgaatgtgtaatctgagttgggtgatgaaacgtgttaaattacttaatattgcatgatattttataatgcttattatatcgattgaggaactcacccttacaattatttttcaggtaacgagcagtgattgagtagaagctagtgcttggagtctagtgtagtctccgtagtgggtcatgctctgatagatgtaacatcgggacaggatgttttaattgttttattgtcggttgttgacccatttttcatgtaatatgttatacgttttgaatggttgatttgatttctatccgctgcgaattatgcaaaaatgttattttgattaaataaagagcatgacagttattatggtgtgaagtagttgtgtgacacccttgattgcatatttactctgattgatatgtgttattttaattatatattcggggtattttagaagggtgttacattagtggtatcaaagcaggttggtctgtccggccagttgtcgtgtcgttactgtctaacaattatgtattgttaccaatctaacCTTAAGTTGTGTTGTAatgataagttgaaatggctggaaggaatgacgctgcaatggctgccgcaatgcaagcgatggcacaagctgtgcagaacttgccaaatgctggtggagatgctggatcacgtagcttggcgacttttcaaagagagaatccgccggtgtttaaagggaagcatgatccagatgcagccttgggatggttgaaagagattgagagaatcttccgtgttatggattgcactccagctcagaaggttcggtatggtactcacatgctagcagtcgaagctgatgactggtggctagagactcacgagaggttgaccgtggcaggtgaagtcattacttgggatgtattccgtagggaattcctgagaaagtattatccggaagatgtccgtggtaagaaggaaatcgagttccttgagctgaagcaaggaaacatgtctgtcactgattatgctgcaaaatttgtggagctgtccaaattttatcctcattacactggtgctggtgctgaattttcaaagtgcatcaagtttgaaaacggattgcgctctgaaattaagaaggctgttgggtatcagaagatacacatttttactgaattggttgatagctgcaggatatttgaggaagacaataatgctcattacaagattgtcagtgaccgcaagggaaagcaacatcaaaaccgtggcaagccgtatgatgccccagtgggaaaagggaaacaaggagctgctccggctcagaggactagtaggggaggtgctcctgctggtatagtttgcttcaaatgtggtcaggctggtcataagagtaatgtatgcactgctgaagtaaagaggtgttttcgctgtggtaagactggtcatgcaatagctgattgcaagcacaaggaaatgatttgttttaattgtggcgaagaagggcatattggaagtcagtgtcagaagccaaagaaatctcaaactggaaaggtgttcgcgttgaccggaactcaaacctccagtgaggacagactcatccgaggtacatgtttcataaatagtactcctttaattactattattgataccggtgctacacactgttttatttctgctaactgtgctcgaagactggatttaaaattgtccgctttggatggtgagttgattgttgagaccccagctaagggatcaataactacttctttggtatgtttaaaatgtcctttgtcgatcttcgatagagatttctatgttgatttagtatgtttgccgttggatgggatggatgtaattcttggtatgaactggttagagtataattatgttcatataaattgtcatcataagtcggtgaggttttccactccggaagaggaaggagttgacttattacctttcagagagttgcgaaaattgatgaaagagggagctcagatgttttctttgatggagacgttgtcggttgagagtaaagctaagattgaggaactgttagtggtggaggaattccctgaagtttttcctgatgaaattcctagtgtgccgccagagagggaagttaaatttactattgatctggtacctggtactaggcctatttcgatggcaccgtatagaatgtcggcatctgaattgtatgaattaaagaagcaattggaagacttacttgagaagaagtttataagaccaagtgtgtcaccatggggagctccagtgttgctagtaaagaagaaagatggtagtatgaggctttgtattgattatcgacaattgaataaagtaacgatcaagaataagtatccactaccgagaatagatgatttgatggatcaattagtgggtgcttgtgtgttcagtaaaattgatttgagatcgggctatcatcagatcaaagtaaaagatgaagacatccagaagacaacgttcagaactcggtatggacattatgaatattctgtgatgcctttcggtgtgactaatgcgccgggagtatttatggaatacatgaatcgtattttccatacttatctggaccattttgtggtagtatttattgatgatattttgatttactctaagtccgaagaagagcacaaggaacatttgagattagtgttggatgttttgaaagataagaaattgtatgcgaagctgtccaagtgtgagttttggttaagagaagtcagttttctcggccatgtaatttcaggaaaaggtattgctgtagatccttccaaggtcgaagctgtattgcaatgggagactcctaagtcggctaccgagattagaagctttctgggattagctggatattatagaaggtttattgaaggattttctaagttagcacttcCGTTAACTAAACTAACTGGTaaaggtaaagctttcgtgtgggatgttcagtgcgaagaaagttttaatgaattaaaaaggagactgacgtcggcgccggttttgactttgccaaatccggaggaaccgtttataatttactgtgatgcttcattgat includes these proteins:
- the LOC127119197 gene encoding uncharacterized protein LOC127119197 yields the protein MAGRNDAAMAAAMQAMAQAVQNLPNAGGDAGSRSLATFQRENPPVFKGKHDPDAALGWLKEIERIFRVMDCTPAQKVRYGTHMLAVEADDWWLETHERLTVAGEVITWDVFRREFLRKYYPEDVRGKKEIEFLELKQGNMSVTDYAAKFVELSKFYPHYTGAGAEFSKCIKFENGLRSEIKKAEDNNAHYKIVSDRKGKQHQNRGKPYDAPVGKGKQGAAPAQRTSRGGAPAGIVCFKCGQAGHKSNVCTAEVKRCFRCGKTGHAIADCKHKEMICFNCGEEGHIGSQCQKPKKSQTGKVFALTGTQTSSEDRLIRGTCFINSTPLITIIDTGATHCFISANCARRLDLKLSALDGELIVETPAKGSITTSLVCLKCPLSIFDRDFYVDLVCLPLDGMDVILGMNWLEYNYVHINCHHKSVRFSTPEEEGVDLLPFRELRKLMK